One segment of Theobroma cacao cultivar B97-61/B2 chromosome 9, Criollo_cocoa_genome_V2, whole genome shotgun sequence DNA contains the following:
- the LOC18591039 gene encoding exocyst complex component EXO70B1: MAENGEEKLLAVARHIAKTLGQNDTMADDILQIFSNFDGRFSREKLSEKMGDDDPRGCATLERTLNSLDRQISQYVAADHPIWADTADSSAFLDAIDELIGTIRDWSPMAAEKSVGACLVRADDLMQQAMFRVEDEFRSLMERGAESFELRRNNHESTGNLLSGSDDENEENEEGILHNGADLDHQIPVAQPITDYDIVIDALPSGTINDLHEIAKRMVAAGFGKECSHVYSACRREFLEESISRLGLQKLSIDEVQKTPWQDLEDEIERWIKAANVALRILFPSERRLCDRIFFGFSSAADLSFMEVCRGSTIQLLNFADAIAIGSRSPERLFKVLDVFETLRDLMPEFDSVFSDQYCLVLRNEAVTIWKRLGEAIRGIFMELENLIRRDPAKVAVPGGGLHPITRYVMNYLRAACRSRQTLEQVFDESNVVVPSNKLDDRGSSSSSMSVQMAWIMELLESNLEAKSKIYRDSALCSVFMMNNGRYIVKKVKDSELGSLLGDDWIRKHNAKVRQYCTNYQRSSWNKILGTLKLDNTSLASNAVAKSMKEKIKSFNSQFEEVCKTQSTWIVFDEQLREELRISVSRLLLPAYRNFIGRFQCIPEIGRNADRLIRHGPEDIEARISDLFEGGSASSGGRK; encoded by the coding sequence atggCGGAGAACGGTGAAGAGAAGCTGTTGGCGGTGGCAAGGCATATAGCCAAGACGCTGGGGCAGAACGATACCATGGCGGACGATATTTTGCAGATCTTTTCCAACTTCGACGGGAGGTTTTCTCGCGAGAAGTTGTCTGAGAAAATGGGTGACGACGACCCCCGTGGATGCGCCACGCTGGAGCGGACCCTCAATTCCTTGGACCGTCAGATCTCCCAATACGTGGCGGCTGATCATCCCATCTGGGCTGACACAGCTGATTCCTCTGCCTTCCTTGACGCTATTGACGAGTTGATTGGCACGATCAGGGACTGGAGCCCCATGGCCGCTGAGAAATCCGTCGGCGCGTGTCTTGTACGCGCGGACGACTTGATGCAGCAGGCCATGTTCCGCGTCGAGGATGAGTTCAGGTCTCTGATGGAGCGAGGCGCTGAGTCGTTTGAACTGCGTCGGAACAACCACGAGTCAACAGGAAACTTATTGTCCGGTTCAGACGACGAAAATGAAGAGAACGAAGAAGGAATTCTTCACAACGGTGCGGATCTCGATCACCAGATCCCTGTAGCTCAGCCGATAACGGACTACGACATCGTAATCGACGCGCTCCCGTCGGGAACCATCAACGACCTCCACGAGATCGCCAAGCGCATGGTGGCCGCAGGGTTCGGAAAAGAATGCTCTCACGTGTACAGCGCATGCCGAAGAGAGTTCCTCGAAGAGAGCATCTCAAGGCTTGGGTTGCAAAAGCTGAGCATTGACGAAGTCCAGAAAACGCCATGGCAAGATCTCGAAGACGAGATTGAACGCTGGATCAAAGCCGCAAACGTCGCGCTTCGCATCCTCTTCCCGAGCGAACGCCGCTTATGCGATCGCATCTTTTTCGGATTCTCCTCCGCAGCTGATCTTTCCTTCATGGAAGTCTGCCGTGGCTCCACCATTCAGTTACTTAATTTCGCTGACGCCATTGCTATCGGGAGCCGGTCACCGGAGAGACTTTTCAAAGTTCTCGACGTGTTCGAGACTTTGCGTGACTTGATGCCTGAATTTGATTCCGTTTTCTCGGATCAGTACTGTTTGGTTCTTAGAAACGAAGCCGTTACCATTTGGAAGAGACTAGGAGAAGCAATCAGAGGGATATTCATGGAATTAGAGAATTTGATTCGGCGGGACCCTGCTAAGGTCGCTGTTCCTGGTGGCGGACTTCACCCAATCACACGTTACGTAATGAATTATCTCCGTGCGGCGTGTCGTTCACGACAGACGTTGGAACAAGTTTTTGACGAAAGTAATGTGGTTGTTCCATCAAATAAGCTTGACGATAGAGGGTCATCTTCGTCTTCTATGTCGGTTCAGATGGCGTGGATTATGGAGCTTTTGGAGAGTAATTTGGAGGCGAAGTCCAAGATTTACAGGGACTCTGCTTTGTGTtctgttttcatgatgaataatggAAGATATATCGTAAAAAAAGTGAAGGATAGTGAGTTGGGGTCACTTCTTGGTGATGATTGGATCCGAAAACACAATGCAAAAGTCCGGCAATATTGTACGAATTATCAGAGGAGTTCATGGAATAAGATTTTGGGAACATTAAAGCTTGACAACACCTCCTTGGCTTCGAATGCGGTTGCCAAGTCCATGAAAGAGAAGATCAAGTCTTTCAATTCGCAATTTGAGGAGGTATGCAAAACTCAGTCTACATGGATTGTATTCGATGAGCAGCTGAGAGAAGAGTTGAGGATTTCTGTGTCTAGACTTTTGCTACCTGCCTATAGAAACTTCATTGGGAGGTTCCAATGTATTCCTGAAATCGGGAGGAATGCTGACAGGCTTATCAGGCACGGGCCGGAGGATATCGAGGCTAGGATTAGTGACTTGTTTGAGGGAGGCAGTGCATCATCCGGTGGCAGGAAGTAG
- the LOC18591040 gene encoding GDSL esterase/lipase At2g30220, with product MAPTLIFTLVLIIINTCNLTRAATLPNFTSILIFGDSTVDTGNNNFINTVFRGDHLPYGQNFPGHIPTGRFSNGKLIPDFVASFLGIKQTVPPFLDPNLSNNDLRTGVSFASAGSGLDDLTTVATGVIPMSKQLDLFKSYKARLGGIVGEREAENIIRNSLVVISAGTNDFGFNYYLLPVRRSQFDVRGYQDFLQNAMQDYVKALYDQGCRRIAIAGLPPMGCLPVLITARLKPLLDRKCLEDENADARSYNQKLVNLLPRLQASLPGSRIVYADVYTTVIDMVNNPQKYGFTVTNRGCCGTGLLEASFLCNLETPACTAPSQFLFWDSIHPSEAAYKALAVVLEKQLVQSLQ from the exons ATGGCTCCTACACTCATCTTCACACTGGTGCTAATCATCATCAACACATGCAATCTAACGAGGGCTGCAACCTTGCCAAATTTCACCTCCATTCTCATCTTTGGTGACTCCACTGTTGATACTGGCAATAACAACTTTATTAATACTGTTTTTAGAGGAGACCATCTTCCATATGGCCAAAATTTCCCTGGTCACATCCCTACCGGGAGGTTTTCAAATGGAAAACTCATTCCAGACTTTGTTGCCAGCTTCCTAGGGATAAAACAGACTGTCCCTCCTTTTCTAGACCCGAATCTCTCAAACAATGACCTTCGGACTGGCGTCAGTTTTGCTTCAGCGGGGTCCGGATTAGATGATCTTACCACTGTTGCAACAGGAGTCATCCCAATGTCCAAGCAACTTGATCTCTTCAAGAGTTATAAAGCAAGACTTGGTGGCATTGTTGGTGAAAGAGAAGCTGAAAACATCATTAGAAATTCTTTGGTAGTCATCAGTGCAGGAACTAACGACTTTGGTTTCAATTACTACCTCTTGCCTGTCCGGAGATCGCAGTTTGACGTTAGAGGCTATCAGGATTTTCTGCAAAATGCAATGCAGGACTATGTCAAG GCACTATACGACCAGGGCTGTCGCAGGATAGCTATAGCAGGGCTTCCTCCGATGGGTTGTCTTCCAGTTCTAATCACAGCAAGACTCAAACCCCTTTTGGATCGGAAGTGCTTAGAGGATGAGAACGCAGACGCACGGTCTTACAATCAAAAGCTTGTGAACTTGTTGCCCCGGCTGCAGGCGTCCCTTCCAGGGAGCAGAATCGTGTATGCTGATGTCTATACAACGGTGATCGACATGGTCAACAATCCACAAAAATATG GTTTCACCGTCACAAACAGAGGATGCTGCGGGACTGGATTACTGGAAGCCTCGTTCTTGTGTAATCTAGAGACACCTGCATGCACAGCGCCTTCACAGTTCTTGTTTTGGGATAGCATTCATCCAAGTGAGGCGGCTTACAAAGCCCTGGCTGTCGTCCTGGAAAAGCAGCTCGTCCAAAGCCTCCAGTGA
- the LOC18591041 gene encoding GDSL esterase/lipase At2g30310: YYAFKKNVASLSPIKPTPQPKFPAIIIFGDSTVDTGNNNYISTLFKANKPPYGKNFPGHIPTGRFSDGLLVPDFVASFLGIKEAVPPFLEPKLSEDELCTGVSFASAGSGYDDLTTKLSNVIPVSKQIQLFKSYIVKLKGIVGEKEVKNITGEALVIVSAGSNDLVFNFFDIPTRRYEFNISGYQHFLLQRLENFVKELYHLGCRKMVVAGLPPIGCLPIQMTAKFENPKDRKCLEDQNSIAQSYNKKLAKLLPQIQAMRPRSKIVYADVYESLIDMINHPRRYGFAETKLGCCGTGLLEASFLCNPTTPICGKPSEYLFWDSVHPTQEAYRYLAKYLEKEVVPQFLDDHGHSFTESDTSEQLLA, from the exons TATTATGCTTTCAAGAAGAATGTGGCCTCACTCAG CCCCATTAAGCCCACACCACAGCCAAAATTCCCTGCCATTATCATCTTTGGTGATTCGACTGTGGATACAGGCAATAACAACTACATCAGCACATTGTTCAAGGCTAACAAACCTCCGTATGGGAAAAACTTTCCAGGCCACATTCCAACAGGGAGGTTTTCGGATGGTTTACTTGTTCCTGACTTTGTGGCCTCCTTTCTGGGAATCAAAGAGGCTGTACCTCCTTTCCTGGAACCAAAGCTATCAGAAGATGAACTCTGCACAGGTGTTAGCTTTGCCTCTGCTGGATCAGGATACGATGATTTGACTACTAAGTTATCCAATGTTATCCCAGTTTCAAAGCAAATTCAACTCTTCAAGAGTTACATAGTGAAGCTCAAGGGAATTGTAGGAGAAAAGGAGGTCAAGAACATCACTGGTGAGGCTCTAGTGATAGTCAGTGCAGGATCTAATGACcttgttttcaatttcttcGATATACCAACAAGACGATACGAGTTCAACATTAGCGGGTACCAACATTTTTTGCTGCAAAGGCTAGAAAACTTTGTCAAG GAATTGTATCATCTGGGATGCCGAAAAATGGTTGTAGCTGGTCTACCTCCAATTGGTTGCCTACCGATTCAAATGACAGCCAAGTTTGAGAATCCAAAAGATAGAAAATGCTTGGAGGATCAGAACTCGATTGCGCAATCTTACAACAAGAAGCTTGCAAAGCTGTTGCCTCAAATACAAGCAATGCGACCTAGGAGCAAAATAGTCTATGCAGACGTTTACGAGTCATTGATTGACATGATAAATCATCCTCGACGATATG GATTTGCAGAAACAAAGCTAGGTTGCTGTGGCACCGGACTCCTGGAGGCTTCCTTCCTGTGTAACCCGACGACTCCAATTTGTGGAAAGCCTTCAGAGTACTTGTTTTGGGATAGTGTTCATCCCACCCAAGAAGCCTACAGATACCTTGCCAAATACCTTGAGAAGGAAGTTGTTCCTCAGTTCTTGGATGACCATGGCCATAGCTTCACTGAATCTGATACAAGTGAACAACTTCTAGCTTAA